Proteins encoded by one window of Companilactobacillus ginsenosidimutans:
- the rpsS gene encoding 30S ribosomal protein S19 has translation MSRSLKKGPFADAHLLKKIEAQADSDKKSVIKTWSRRSTIFPSFVGYTIAVHDGRKHVPVYIQEDMVGHKLGEFVPTRTFHGHGTDDKKTVK, from the coding sequence ATGAGTCGTAGTTTAAAAAAGGGACCATTCGCTGATGCACATCTTCTAAAGAAGATCGAAGCACAAGCCGATTCAGACAAGAAGTCAGTGATCAAAACATGGTCACGACGTTCAACAATTTTTCCTAGTTTCGTAGGATACACTATTGCAGTTCATGATGGACGTAAACACGTTCCAGTTTATATCCAAGAAGATATGGTTGGACACAAGTTGGGCGAATTCGTACCAACACGTACATTCCATGGTCATGGTACTGACGATAAGAAAACTGTTAA
- the rplB gene encoding 50S ribosomal protein L2, protein MAIIKYKPTTNGRRNMTGSDFAEITKTTPEKTLLESQSHTAGRNSYGHITVRHRGGGHKQHYRIIDFKRTKDNVEATVKAIEYDPNRTANIALLHYSDGVKSYILAPKGLVVGQKVQSGTEADIKPGNALPLANIPVGTIIHNVELKPGKGGQLGRSAGTSIQLLGRDGKYSLVRLPSGEVRMILSTCRASVGAIGNEQHELIKIGKAGRKRWLGIRPTVRGSVMNPNDHPHGGGEGKAPIGHPSPMSPWGKKTLGKKTRSKHAKSEKLIVRHRKGK, encoded by the coding sequence ATGGCGATTATCAAGTATAAACCAACCACAAACGGTCGTCGTAATATGACAGGTTCTGACTTTGCGGAGATTACTAAAACTACTCCTGAAAAGACTTTGTTAGAATCACAAAGCCATACTGCTGGTCGTAACTCATACGGTCATATTACAGTTAGACATCGTGGTGGTGGTCACAAGCAACACTACCGTATCATCGATTTCAAACGTACTAAAGATAATGTAGAAGCTACAGTTAAGGCAATCGAATATGATCCTAACCGTACAGCTAACATTGCATTACTACACTATTCAGATGGTGTTAAATCATATATCTTGGCTCCTAAAGGTCTTGTCGTTGGACAAAAAGTTCAATCAGGTACTGAAGCAGATATTAAACCCGGAAATGCTCTTCCATTAGCTAACATTCCCGTAGGTACAATTATTCATAACGTTGAATTAAAACCTGGTAAGGGTGGTCAACTTGGCCGTTCTGCTGGTACTTCAATTCAATTGTTAGGTAGAGATGGAAAGTACTCATTAGTACGTTTGCCTTCTGGTGAAGTTCGTATGATCCTTTCAACTTGCCGTGCTTCTGTTGGTGCTATTGGTAACGAACAACATGAATTAATTAAGATTGGTAAAGCTGGACGTAAACGTTGGTTAGGTATTAGACCTACAGTTCGTGGTTCAGTTATGAACCCTAACGATCACCCACACGGTGGTGGTGAAGGTAAAGCTCCTATCGGTCATCCATCACCTATGTCACCATGGGGTAAGAAGACTCTTGGTAAGAAAACTCGTTCAAAACATGCCAAATCTGAAAAGCTTATCGTTCGTCACAGAAAAGGTAAGTAA
- the rplW gene encoding 50S ribosomal protein L23, with protein sequence MSARDVIIRPVVTEGSMDLMADKKYTFDVALDANKVLVRQSIEEIFGVKVKKVNIMNVSGKKKRQGRYVGFTAKRRKAIVTLTEDSDEIKIFDEE encoded by the coding sequence ATGAGCGCAAGAGACGTAATTATTCGCCCAGTCGTTACTGAAGGTTCAATGGATTTGATGGCAGACAAGAAATACACATTTGATGTAGCTCTTGATGCTAACAAAGTTCTTGTTAGACAATCTATTGAAGAAATCTTTGGTGTAAAAGTTAAAAAAGTAAATATCATGAATGTTTCAGGTAAGAAGAAGCGCCAAGGTCGTTATGTTGGTTTTACAGCAAAACGTCGTAAAGCTATTGTTACTCTTACAGAAGATTCAGATGAAATTAAGATTTTTGATGAAGAATAA
- the rplD gene encoding 50S ribosomal protein L4 has translation MTKITAYKNSGAENGTVDINDSIFGIELNNSVVTDAVIMQRASLRQGTHDVKNRSEVRGGGKKPWRQKGTGRARQGSIRSPQWVGGGTVFGPTPRSYAYHLPRKVSRLALKSVLSQKAADGNIIVIDSISYDKPNTKSFAQLLSTVGANGKTLVVLEDGNDNAALSARNIDKVTVVAPEGVNVLDVINANKLVVTQAALSKIEEVLG, from the coding sequence ATGACAAAAATCACAGCCTACAAAAACAGCGGTGCTGAAAACGGTACTGTTGATATCAACGATTCAATCTTTGGTATTGAACTAAATAATTCTGTAGTTACAGACGCAGTTATCATGCAACGTGCCAGCTTAAGACAAGGTACTCATGATGTTAAGAACCGCTCTGAAGTACGTGGTGGTGGTAAGAAACCATGGCGTCAAAAAGGAACAGGTCGTGCTCGTCAAGGATCAATCCGTTCACCACAATGGGTTGGCGGTGGTACTGTATTCGGTCCCACACCTAGATCATACGCATACCATCTTCCTAGAAAAGTTAGCCGTTTGGCATTGAAGTCTGTACTTTCACAAAAAGCTGCTGATGGTAACATCATCGTTATCGACTCAATTTCATACGACAAGCCAAACACAAAATCATTCGCACAATTACTTTCAACAGTAGGTGCTAATGGAAAGACACTTGTTGTTCTTGAAGACGGTAATGACAATGCTGCTTTATCAGCTAGAAACATTGATAAAGTTACAGTAGTTGCACCAGAAGGTGTAAACGTACTTGATGTTATCAACGCTAATAAATTAGTAGTTACTCAAGCAGCACTTTCTAAGATTGAGGAGGTGCTTGGATAA
- the rplC gene encoding 50S ribosomal protein L3 has product MARKVILGKKIGMTQIFTENGELVPVTVVEATPNVVTQVKTVESDGYEAIQLGFEDRREVLTNKPAKGHAEKANTTPKHYTREFRDVEMGDYELGGEVSVDTFNSGDIVDVTGTTKGHGMQGNIKRFGQARGPETHGSRYHRIPGSMGAIINRVFKGKMLPGRMGNNRVTTQNLAIVKVDAENNAIMIKGNVPGANNSLVKIQTAVKANTK; this is encoded by the coding sequence ATGGCCAGAAAAGTAATCCTTGGTAAGAAAATTGGGATGACTCAAATTTTCACTGAAAATGGTGAATTAGTTCCTGTTACAGTTGTTGAAGCAACACCAAACGTTGTTACACAAGTGAAAACAGTTGAATCTGACGGTTATGAAGCTATTCAACTTGGCTTTGAAGATCGTCGTGAAGTTCTAACTAACAAACCTGCCAAAGGTCATGCAGAAAAGGCAAACACAACTCCTAAACACTACACTCGCGAATTCCGCGATGTTGAAATGGGAGATTATGAATTAGGTGGAGAAGTTTCAGTAGACACATTTAATTCAGGTGATATTGTCGACGTTACAGGTACAACAAAGGGACATGGTATGCAAGGTAACATTAAGAGATTCGGTCAAGCTAGAGGTCCAGAAACACATGGTTCTAGATATCACCGTATCCCTGGTTCAATGGGTGCCATCATTAACCGTGTATTTAAAGGTAAGATGCTTCCCGGACGTATGGGTAACAATCGTGTGACAACACAAAACCTAGCAATTGTTAAAGTTGATGCAGAGAACAACGCAATCATGATCAAGGGTAATGTCCCTGGAGCAAACAATTCACTAGTTAAAATCCAAACAGCTGTTAAAGCTAATACAAAATAG
- the rpsJ gene encoding 30S ribosomal protein S10, with product MASQKIRIRLKAYEHRILDQSADKIVETAKRTGAEISGPIPLPTERSLYTVLSSPHKHKDAREQFEMRTHKRLIDIVNPSPKTVDSLMKLDLPSGVDIEIKL from the coding sequence ATGGCAAGTCAAAAGATTCGCATTCGTTTAAAAGCTTACGAACATCGTATTCTAGATCAATCAGCTGACAAAATTGTGGAAACAGCAAAGAGAACTGGTGCTGAAATTTCAGGTCCAATTCCTTTACCAACAGAACGTTCACTATATACAGTGTTGAGTTCACCACATAAGCATAAAGACGCTAGAGAGCAATTCGAAATGCGTACACATAAAAGACTTATTGACATCGTTAATCCATCACCTAAAACAGTTGATTCATTAATGAAGTTAGATCTACCATCAGGTGTAGACATCGAAATCAAATTATAA